The proteins below are encoded in one region of Silene latifolia isolate original U9 population chromosome 2, ASM4854445v1, whole genome shotgun sequence:
- the LOC141643414 gene encoding putative inactive receptor kinase At5g10020 — MSTTSSTVTSLTLNLIFILVFLSPPSPATAYSGEVQALLEFKKGIRHDPTGQIVDSWNSAAVSTAGDLDLCPDAFHGVACDETSNAVVSIVLDRLNLQGDLKFSTLVPLKYLRNLSLSGNSFTGRLVPQLGSISSLQYLDLSFNYFIGRVPDRIHDLWNLQYLNLSNNQFSGGYPSGIGNLQQLRVIDLSRNELWGNVGVLFSEMRNVEFVDLSCNNFSGGLPVDVANVSSLGNTVRHLNLSRNLLGGRFLSNDTLALFKSLEVLDVGDNFINGELPSFGGVFNLKVLRVPNNQLFGQIPVELLTNLVPLTELDLSGNGFSGSVQGINSTTLEILELSSNSLTGSFPEFSSQTALTTLRISNNRLVGNLPSEWTQFPRLSKVDLSINNFTGPIPPALFSLKLMHLNFSRNHFNGAIRFPKSKLSDFLVQPVFAPLEVLDLSDNSLEGGLSKEIDSLGGLKILNLAKNSLSGHIPDSLDNIKGLESLDLSDNQFEGHLPNTLPSSLKTLNVTYNGLSGDLPESLRRFPQSSFHPGNEKLNLPTVGPGNNGSSSFPDDKRHGSKGNIRVAIILASIGATLMIVFVLIAYYRAQFHTFPGRTNFDGGTSERDAKFGIFTRPARFKFHGGSQPPQTSLSFSNDHLLTSTSRTLSGPAENVTVIVDRAPATVGSNTSSMDPILPDNAVVTSPPASPLSSSLRFFEGSERPVTLDVYSPDRFAGELFFLDTSLSFTAEQLSRAPAEVLGRSSHGTLYKATLDGGLMLTVKWLRVGLVKNKKEFSKEAKKIGSMRHSHLVPVRAYYWGPKEQERLILSDYVHGDSLALHLYESTPRRHSSLSFNHRLQVAVDVARCLVFLHDKGMPHGDLKPTNILLVGPDFNARVTDFGLHRLMTPAGIAEHILNLGALGYCAPELVNASKPVLTLKADVYALGVILMELLTRRSAGDIISGQSGAVDLTDWVRLCDREGRRMDCVDRDIARGEESSRAMDDMLVISLRCILPVNERPNIRQVFEDLCSISG; from the exons ATGTCGACAACTAGTAGTACTGTTACTTCACTAACACTCAACCTCATCTTCATCCTCGTATTTCTCTCACCTCCGTCGCCGGCGACGGCGTATTCCGGCGAAGTTCAAGCATTACTCGAGTTCAAAAAGGGGATCCGACATGATCCGACGGGTCAAATCGTCGACTCGTGGAATTCCGCCGCCGTGTCAACCGCCGGAGATCTCGATTTGTGTCCTGACGCTTTTCATGGAGTTGCTTGCGATGAGACGTCAAACGCTGTCGTTTCGATTGTACTTGACCGGCTTAATCTTCAAGGTGACCTTAAGTTTAGTACTCTAGTGCCGCTTAAATATCTGCGTAATCTTAGTTTGTCTGGTAATTCGTTTACTGGTCGTTTAGTTCCGCAATTAGGGTCGATTAGTAGCTTGCAGTACTTGGATCTGAGCTTTAATTACTTTATCGGTCGTGTACCGGACCGGATTCATGACCTTTGGAATTTGCAGTACTTGAATTTGTCGAATAATCAGTTTTCCGGCGGGTATCCGTCTGGAATTGGGAATTTACAGCAGCTTAGGGTTATTGATTTAAGTCGAAATGAGCTTTGGGGTAATGTAGGGGTGTTGTTTTCGGAGATGAGAAATGTGGAGTTTGTTGATTTGAGCTGTAATAACTTTTCTGGGGGGTTGCCGGTGGATGTGGCGAATGTGTCATCGCTGGGGAACACGGTGCGTCACTTGAACTTGAGTCGGAACTTGTTGGGTGGGAGGTTCTTGTCGAATGATACTTTGGCGTTGTTTAAGAGCCTGGAGGTTTTGGATGTGGGGGATAATTTCATCAATGGGGAGCTTCCTTCTTTTGGAGGGGTGTTCAATTTGAAGGTCTTGCGTGTGCCGAATAATCAGTTGTTTGGTCAAATTCCAGTCGAGTTGCTGACTAATTTGGTTCCATTGACGGAGCTGGATCTTAGTGGAAACGGATTTTCTG GTTCTGTTCAAGGTATAAACTCGACGACTTTGGAGATCCTTGAACTAAGTTCAAACAGCTTGACTGGTAGCTTTCCGGAGTTCAGTTCTCAAACAGCATTGACGACACTTAGAATCAGTAACAACCGCTTGGTAGGCAACTTGCCGTCTGAATGGACTCAGTTTCCAAGGCTGTCAAAGGTTGACTTGAGCATCAACAATTTTACTGGGCCAATACCACCAGCTTTGTTCTCGCTGAAGTTGATGCACTTAAATTTTTCTAGAAATCATTTCAATGGTGCAATCCGCTTTCCAAAATCCAAGCTCAGTGATTTCCTTGTTCAGCCTGTTTTTGCACCCTTGGAGGTTTTGGATCTTTCTGACAACTCATTAGAAGGTGGCCTGTCGAAAGAGATTGACTCCTTAGGAGGTCTGAAAATATTAAATCTTGCAAAAAATAGTCTATCTGGACATATCCCGGACTCATTAGACAATATCAAGGGATTAGAGTCTCTTGATTTGTCAGACAACCAGTTTGAGGGCCATTTACCCAACACACTTCCCTCAAGTCTGAAAACGCTGAATGTGACCTACAATGGCCTTTCAGGCGATCTTCCAGAAAGCTTAAGGAGGTTTCCACAAAGTTCATTTCATCCCGGGAATGAAAAGCTGAATCTTCCAACTGTTGGACCAGGAAATAATGGTTCTAGTTCTTTTCCTGATGATAAACGTCATGGTTCAAAGGGCAACATAAGAGTTGCAATAATCCTAGCCTCAATAGGAGCTACACTAATGATTGTTTTCGTGTTAATAGCTTATTATCGTGCCCAGTTTCACACATTTCCTGGAAGAACTAATTTTGATGGTGGAACAAGTGAGAGAGATGCTAAGTTTGGAATATTTACCCGTCCTGCTCGTTTCAAATTTCATGGCGGCTCTCAGCCACCACAAACGTCACTAAGTTTCTCGAACGATCATTTATTAACTTCAACTTCGAGGACATTATCCGGACCGGCCGAAAATGTAACTGTTATTGTTGACCGTGCACCTGCAACAGTTGGATCTAATACTTCCTCTATGGATCCAATTCTCCCTGACAATGCTGTAGTGACATCTCCTCCAGCTTCACCACTGTCGTCTTCACTTCGTTTCTTTGAGGGCTCTGAACGACCTGTAACTTTGGATGTCTACTCACCAGATCGATTTGCAGGGGAGTTGTTTTTCCTCGATACTTCTCTTTCATTCACGGCAGAGCAGTTATCTCGAGCTCCCGCTGAAGTTCTTGGTCGAAGCAGCCATGGTACACTGTATAAGGCTACACTCGATGGCGGACTAATGCTAACAGTGAAATGGCTGAGGGTGGGATTGGTCAAGAACAAAAAGGAATTTTCTAAGGAAGCGAAAAAAATCGGCTCAATGAGGCATTCACACTTGGTACCTGTACGAGCTTATTACTGGGGACCAAAAGAACAAGAAAGGCTTATTTTATCAGATTACGTTCATGGGGACAGTTTGGCACTCCATCTCTATG AATCTACACCTCGAAGACACTCTTCTTTGTCATTCAACCATAGACTTCAAGTAGCTGTTGATGTTGCTCGTTGCCTGGTCTTTCTTCATGATAAAGGCATGCCTCATGGCGACCTAAAGCCAACTAATATACTCTTAGTCGGCCCTGACTTCAATGCTCGAGTGACTGATTTTGGTCTACATCGCTTAATGACTCCTGCTGGAATAGCAGAACATATCTTAAACCTCGGGGCACTCGGGTATTGCGCTCCTGAACTTGTTAATGCTTCAAAGCCAGTACTCACCTTGAAAGCGGATGTCTATGCATTAGGAGTGATTCTTATGGAACTTTTGACCAGAAGAAGTGCAGGCGATATCATATCGGGTCAGTCAGGGGCAGTTGACCTGACAGATTGGGTTAGGCTCTGCGATCGAGAAGGGCGAAGAATGGATTGTGTAGATAGAGACATTGCTAGGGGAGAGGAATCATCGAGAGCAATGGACGATATGCTTGTGATATCGCTTAGGTGTATTCTTCCTGTAAATGAGAGGCCTAACATTCGACAAGTCTTTGAAGATCTCTGTTCAATATCAGGTTAA